One window from the genome of Eriocheir sinensis breed Jianghai 21 chromosome 7, ASM2467909v1, whole genome shotgun sequence encodes:
- the LOC126995277 gene encoding uncharacterized protein LOC126995277, protein MALVAAGRSTKAGAAPHGNCSASAAGWHTAQTHRGLEEEFERRRRALLRACALHDARAAYPDMAWRQNYRHMLAGTLTLFKVPKAGSSAVKDFVSRMAQQTWATPRPLSAVVVRHPLARLASAYRDKYLGGAPLFQYDAAWRKATQGIETWDWRFAKYWLPALVSTGALKPTREFNETLDRIRRAYKIYVNHYASQTGALLAKPSRTEKLFYGVTEMNTVHQMLSSGTSEAFVTTFGRGYDLRDLVMRFRNTFFTFSQFLWHVVWTHDAGVADEHWMTYTEACDPCRVKFDYILKLETIQEEIQYLFCGVLGFQGEATFR, encoded by the exons ATGGCCCTAGTTGCCGCAGGGAGGTCCACTAAGGCCGGCGCCGCGCCACACGGTAATTGTTCCGCCAGCGCCGCAGGGTGGCACACGGCTCAGACTCACCGCGGGCTGGAGGAAGAGTTTGAGCGTCGGCGCCGCGCCTTGTTGCGTGCGTGTGCCCTGCACGACGCGCGGGCCGCCTACCCGGACATGGCCTGGCGGCAGAATTACAGACACATGTTGGCGGGGACGTTGACGCTCTTCAAGGTGCCCAAG GCCGGGTCCTCGGCGGTGAAGGACTTCGTGTCTCGGATGGCGCAGCAGACTTGGGCGACGCCGCGGCCGCTGAGCGCAGTGGTGGTGCGGCACCCGCTGGCCAGGCTGGCCTCCGCTTACAG agACAAGTACCTGGGCGGCGCGCCGCTCTTCCAGTACGACGCTGCGTGGCGCAAGGCGACGCAAGGCATCGAGACGTGGGACTGGCGGTTCGCCAAGTACTGGCTGCCGGCGCTCGTGTCCACCGGGGCTCTGAAGCCAACTCGTGAGTTTAATGAAACATTGGACAGGATTAGAAGAGCGTACAAGATTTACGTGAACCATTACGCCAGTCAGACAGGAGCTCTCTTGGCCAAGCCATCACGAACGGAAAAACTATTTTATGGTGTGACAGAAATGAACACCGTCCACCAGATGTTGTCGTCTGGCACTTCTGAGGCCTTCGTCACGACGTTCGGGAGGGGCTATGACCTGCGGGACCTGGTGATGCGGTTCCGGAACACGTTCTTCACCTTCAGCCAGTTCCTGTGGCACGTGGTCTGGACGCACGACGCGGGCGTGGCAGACGAGCACTGGATGACCTACACCGAGGCGTGCGATCCGTGCCGGGTGAAGTTCGACTACATCCTGAAGCTGGAGACGATCCAGGAGGAGATCCAGTACCTGTTCTGCGGGGTGCTAGGCTTCCAGGGCGAGGCCACTTTCCGGTGA